In Gallus gallus isolate bGalGal1 chromosome 8, bGalGal1.mat.broiler.GRCg7b, whole genome shotgun sequence, one DNA window encodes the following:
- the PDE4B gene encoding cAMP-specific 3',5'-cyclic phosphodiesterase 4B, translated as MMRERSGTSGSAAGGSGGPGMESLPPRQPDYMSVCLFAEEPYQKLAMETLEELDWCLDQLETIQTYRSVSEMASNKFKRMLNRELTHLSEMSRSGNQVSEYISNTFLDKQNDVEIPSPTQKDREKKKKQQLMTQISGVKKLMHSSSLNNTSISRFGVKTEKEDHLAKELEDLNKWGLNIFNVARYSHNRPLTCIMYAIFQERDLLKTFKISSDTFVTYMMTLEDHYHSDVAYHNSLHAADVAQSTHVLLSTPALDAVFTDLEILAAIFAAAIHDVDHPGVSNQFLINTNSELALMYNDESVLENHHLAVGFKLLQEEHCDIFQNLTKKQRQTLRKMVIDMVLATDMSKHMSLLADLKTMVETKKVTSSGVLLLDNYTDRIQVLRNMVHCADLSNPTKSLELYRQWTDRIMEEFFQQGDKERERGMEISPMCDKHTASVEKSQVGFIDYIVHPLWETWADLVQPDAQDILDTLEDNRNWYQSMIPQSPSPPLEERGQDCPGLMEKFQFELTLEEEDSDGPEKEGESMGYFRSTKMLCAGSPGEEDVQREANIEIVTEDTSPVDT; from the exons ATGATGAGGGAGCGGAGCGGCACCTCCGGCAGCGCGGCGGGCGGCTCGGGCGGCCCCGGCATGGAGAGCCTGCCGCCGCGACAGCCCGACTACATGTCCGTGTGCCTGTTCGCAGAGGAGCCCTACCAGAAGCTGGCCATGGAGACGCTGGAGGAGCTCGACTGGTGCCTGGACCAGCTGGAGACCATCCAGACGTACCGCTCCGTCAGCGAGATGGCCTCCAACAAG TTCAAGAGGATGCTGAACCGCGAGCTGACGCACCTCTCCGAGATGAGCCGCTCCGGCAACCAGGTGTCCGAGTACATCTCCAACACCTTCCTGG ACAAGCAGAATGATGTGGAGATTCCTTCTCCcacacagaaagacagagagaagaagaaaaagcagcagctcatgACCCAGATCAGCGGAGTGAAAAAATTAATGCATAGTTCCAGCTTAAATAATACCAGCATCTCGCGGTTTGGTgtgaagacagaaaaggaagaccATCTGGCCAAG GAGCTGGAAGATCTGAATAAGTGGGGTCTGAACATATTTAACGTTGCCAGGTATTCCCACAACAGGCCGCTCACCTGCATCATGTACGCCATATTTCAG GAGCGAGATCTactgaagacattcaagatcTCATCGGACACCTTTGTAACATACATGATGACGTTGGAAGACCACTACCATTCAGACGTGGCGTACCACAACAGCCTGCATGCAGCTGATGTCGCCCAGTCCACCCACGTTCTCCTCTCCACCCCTGCACTGGAC gCCGTCTTCACCGACTTGGAAATCCTCGCTGCAATTTTTGCAGCCGCAATTCACGACGTGGATCACCCCGGTGTCTCCAACCAGTTTCTGATTAACACAA ATTCCGAGCTGGCGCTGATGTACAACGACGAGTCTGTCCTGGAGAACCACCACCTGGCAGTGGGCTTCaaactgctgcaggaggagcactgcGACATCTTCCAGAACCTGACCAAGAAGCAGCGGCAGACGCTCAGGAAGATGGTGATTGACATG GTATTGGCAACAGATATGTCCAAGCACATGAGCCTGCTGGCGGATCTGAAGACGATGGTGGAAACTAAGAAGGTGACCAGCTCAGGAGTCCTCCTGCTGGACAACTACACGGACAGGATACAG GTTCTCCGAAACATGGTACATTGTGCAGACTTGAGTAATCCCACAAAGTCCCTGGAGCTGTACCGGCAGTGGACGGACAGAATCATGGAGGAGTTCTTCCAGCAGGGAGacaaagagagggagagggggatgGAAATCAGCCCCATGTGCGACAAACACACAGCGTCGGTGGAAAAATCACAG GTTGGGTTCATCGACTACATCGTGCACCCACTGTGGGAGACGTGGGCTGACCTGGTGCAGCCGGACGCACAGGACATCCTGGACACTCTGGAGGACAACAGGAACTGGTACCAGAGCATGATCCCGCAGAGCCCCTCACCCCCACTGGAGGAGCGGGGCCAGGACTGCCCCGGCCTGATGGAGAAGTTCCAGTTCGAGCTGAccctggaggaggaggattCGGACGGGCCCGAGAAGGAAGGCGAGAGCATGGGCTACTTCCGCAGCACGAAGATGCTGTGCGCGGGCAGCCCGGGGGAGGAGGACGTGCAGCGGGAGGCGAACATAGAAATTGTGACAGAGGACACGTCTCCCGTTGACACATAA
- the PDE4B gene encoding cAMP-specific 3',5'-cyclic phosphodiesterase 4B isoform X4: METLEELDWCLDQLETIQTYRSVSEMASNKFKRMLNRELTHLSEMSRSGNQVSEYISNTFLDKQNDVEIPSPTQKDREKKKKQQLMTQISGVKKLMHSSSLNNTSISRFGVKTEKEDHLAKELEDLNKWGLNIFNVARYSHNRPLTCIMYAIFQERDLLKTFKISSDTFVTYMMTLEDHYHSDVAYHNSLHAADVAQSTHVLLSTPALDAVFTDLEILAAIFAAAIHDVDHPGVSNQFLINTNSELALMYNDESVLENHHLAVGFKLLQEEHCDIFQNLTKKQRQTLRKMVIDMVLATDMSKHMSLLADLKTMVETKKVTSSGVLLLDNYTDRIQVLRNMVHCADLSNPTKSLELYRQWTDRIMEEFFQQGDKERERGMEISPMCDKHTASVEKSQVGFIDYIVHPLWETWADLVQPDAQDILDTLEDNRNWYQSMIPQSPSPPLEERGQDCPGLMEKFQFELTLEEEDSDGPEKEGESMGYFRSTKMLCAGSPGEEDVQREANIEIVTEDTSPVDT, encoded by the exons ATGGAGACGCTGGAGGAGCTCGACTGGTGCCTGGACCAGCTGGAGACCATCCAGACGTACCGCTCCGTCAGCGAGATGGCCTCCAACAAG TTCAAGAGGATGCTGAACCGCGAGCTGACGCACCTCTCCGAGATGAGCCGCTCCGGCAACCAGGTGTCCGAGTACATCTCCAACACCTTCCTGG ACAAGCAGAATGATGTGGAGATTCCTTCTCCcacacagaaagacagagagaagaagaaaaagcagcagctcatgACCCAGATCAGCGGAGTGAAAAAATTAATGCATAGTTCCAGCTTAAATAATACCAGCATCTCGCGGTTTGGTgtgaagacagaaaaggaagaccATCTGGCCAAG GAGCTGGAAGATCTGAATAAGTGGGGTCTGAACATATTTAACGTTGCCAGGTATTCCCACAACAGGCCGCTCACCTGCATCATGTACGCCATATTTCAG GAGCGAGATCTactgaagacattcaagatcTCATCGGACACCTTTGTAACATACATGATGACGTTGGAAGACCACTACCATTCAGACGTGGCGTACCACAACAGCCTGCATGCAGCTGATGTCGCCCAGTCCACCCACGTTCTCCTCTCCACCCCTGCACTGGAC gCCGTCTTCACCGACTTGGAAATCCTCGCTGCAATTTTTGCAGCCGCAATTCACGACGTGGATCACCCCGGTGTCTCCAACCAGTTTCTGATTAACACAA ATTCCGAGCTGGCGCTGATGTACAACGACGAGTCTGTCCTGGAGAACCACCACCTGGCAGTGGGCTTCaaactgctgcaggaggagcactgcGACATCTTCCAGAACCTGACCAAGAAGCAGCGGCAGACGCTCAGGAAGATGGTGATTGACATG GTATTGGCAACAGATATGTCCAAGCACATGAGCCTGCTGGCGGATCTGAAGACGATGGTGGAAACTAAGAAGGTGACCAGCTCAGGAGTCCTCCTGCTGGACAACTACACGGACAGGATACAG GTTCTCCGAAACATGGTACATTGTGCAGACTTGAGTAATCCCACAAAGTCCCTGGAGCTGTACCGGCAGTGGACGGACAGAATCATGGAGGAGTTCTTCCAGCAGGGAGacaaagagagggagagggggatgGAAATCAGCCCCATGTGCGACAAACACACAGCGTCGGTGGAAAAATCACAG GTTGGGTTCATCGACTACATCGTGCACCCACTGTGGGAGACGTGGGCTGACCTGGTGCAGCCGGACGCACAGGACATCCTGGACACTCTGGAGGACAACAGGAACTGGTACCAGAGCATGATCCCGCAGAGCCCCTCACCCCCACTGGAGGAGCGGGGCCAGGACTGCCCCGGCCTGATGGAGAAGTTCCAGTTCGAGCTGAccctggaggaggaggattCGGACGGGCCCGAGAAGGAAGGCGAGAGCATGGGCTACTTCCGCAGCACGAAGATGCTGTGCGCGGGCAGCCCGGGGGAGGAGGACGTGCAGCGGGAGGCGAACATAGAAATTGTGACAGAGGACACGTCTCCCGTTGACACATAA
- the PDE4B gene encoding cAMP-specific 3',5'-cyclic phosphodiesterase 4B isoform X5: MPEANALLSVSWGYIKFKRMLNRELTHLSEMSRSGNQVSEYISNTFLDKQNDVEIPSPTQKDREKKKKQQLMTQISGVKKLMHSSSLNNTSISRFGVKTEKEDHLAKELEDLNKWGLNIFNVARYSHNRPLTCIMYAIFQERDLLKTFKISSDTFVTYMMTLEDHYHSDVAYHNSLHAADVAQSTHVLLSTPALDAVFTDLEILAAIFAAAIHDVDHPGVSNQFLINTNSELALMYNDESVLENHHLAVGFKLLQEEHCDIFQNLTKKQRQTLRKMVIDMVLATDMSKHMSLLADLKTMVETKKVTSSGVLLLDNYTDRIQVLRNMVHCADLSNPTKSLELYRQWTDRIMEEFFQQGDKERERGMEISPMCDKHTASVEKSQVGFIDYIVHPLWETWADLVQPDAQDILDTLEDNRNWYQSMIPQSPSPPLEERGQDCPGLMEKFQFELTLEEEDSDGPEKEGESMGYFRSTKMLCAGSPGEEDVQREANIEIVTEDTSPVDT; the protein is encoded by the exons ATGCCTGAAGCCAACGCTTTGTTGTCCGTGTCTTGGGGTTACATTAAG TTCAAGAGGATGCTGAACCGCGAGCTGACGCACCTCTCCGAGATGAGCCGCTCCGGCAACCAGGTGTCCGAGTACATCTCCAACACCTTCCTGG ACAAGCAGAATGATGTGGAGATTCCTTCTCCcacacagaaagacagagagaagaagaaaaagcagcagctcatgACCCAGATCAGCGGAGTGAAAAAATTAATGCATAGTTCCAGCTTAAATAATACCAGCATCTCGCGGTTTGGTgtgaagacagaaaaggaagaccATCTGGCCAAG GAGCTGGAAGATCTGAATAAGTGGGGTCTGAACATATTTAACGTTGCCAGGTATTCCCACAACAGGCCGCTCACCTGCATCATGTACGCCATATTTCAG GAGCGAGATCTactgaagacattcaagatcTCATCGGACACCTTTGTAACATACATGATGACGTTGGAAGACCACTACCATTCAGACGTGGCGTACCACAACAGCCTGCATGCAGCTGATGTCGCCCAGTCCACCCACGTTCTCCTCTCCACCCCTGCACTGGAC gCCGTCTTCACCGACTTGGAAATCCTCGCTGCAATTTTTGCAGCCGCAATTCACGACGTGGATCACCCCGGTGTCTCCAACCAGTTTCTGATTAACACAA ATTCCGAGCTGGCGCTGATGTACAACGACGAGTCTGTCCTGGAGAACCACCACCTGGCAGTGGGCTTCaaactgctgcaggaggagcactgcGACATCTTCCAGAACCTGACCAAGAAGCAGCGGCAGACGCTCAGGAAGATGGTGATTGACATG GTATTGGCAACAGATATGTCCAAGCACATGAGCCTGCTGGCGGATCTGAAGACGATGGTGGAAACTAAGAAGGTGACCAGCTCAGGAGTCCTCCTGCTGGACAACTACACGGACAGGATACAG GTTCTCCGAAACATGGTACATTGTGCAGACTTGAGTAATCCCACAAAGTCCCTGGAGCTGTACCGGCAGTGGACGGACAGAATCATGGAGGAGTTCTTCCAGCAGGGAGacaaagagagggagagggggatgGAAATCAGCCCCATGTGCGACAAACACACAGCGTCGGTGGAAAAATCACAG GTTGGGTTCATCGACTACATCGTGCACCCACTGTGGGAGACGTGGGCTGACCTGGTGCAGCCGGACGCACAGGACATCCTGGACACTCTGGAGGACAACAGGAACTGGTACCAGAGCATGATCCCGCAGAGCCCCTCACCCCCACTGGAGGAGCGGGGCCAGGACTGCCCCGGCCTGATGGAGAAGTTCCAGTTCGAGCTGAccctggaggaggaggattCGGACGGGCCCGAGAAGGAAGGCGAGAGCATGGGCTACTTCCGCAGCACGAAGATGCTGTGCGCGGGCAGCCCGGGGGAGGAGGACGTGCAGCGGGAGGCGAACATAGAAATTGTGACAGAGGACACGTCTCCCGTTGACACATAA